The sequence GTTCTAAGATAGAAGAGGATATGTCCAAACCAAAATATATTCTCACTGCTTGGGGAGTTGGTTATCGTTTTGCAGAGTTAGAAGAAGTAGAAGGGTAAATCATTCGGTACGGAAATTCATGAAAAAATTCTTTCGATCACTATATTGGAAAATATCAGCAACATTCCTGGCGATTCTTATCGTACTTTCAGCAGTCTATATCTACATTATCGTATTTTCTGCAGAGATGTATTTTCAGGAAGCAAATCAGCGGTTAAGCAATCCCATTGCTAGACGCCTTCTGGCTCATTACCAACCGGTGGTGGAGCATCGATTAGATTCAACTCGATTAGAAGAGATTTTTACTACTCAAAAGTTGTTTAACCCCAGTATCGAAGTATATGTTCTAGATTCTACGGGGAAAGTTCTCTCCCATTGCCCTACCAATACCAAAGTCTGCCGGATGAATGTCTCTATTCTGCCAGTGAAGAAATTTGTGATGGAGAAAATGCCATCGTTTCTCACCGGGGACGATCCCAAATATTGGGTGGGAGAAAAGACCTTCTCCGCAGCGGAAATTAAAGATGGTAAAACGACAATTGGTTATCTGTATGTAATTCTCGGAAGCGAAGAGTTCGACAATAATTTTAAAATGCTTGCGGGGAGTTATATCCTAAGCATTGGTACGCGATCCATGACGATTACATTATTTGCGGCAGCAATCATTGGACTGATCGCGTTGCTATTTATTACTAAAAATCTTCGCATAATTGTTCAGACCGTTCGGGATTTTCAAAGCGGTAACCATCAAGCAAGGATTAAACTTTCATCAACCGGAGAAATGAACGAGTTGGCAACATCGTTTAACGAAATGGCCGATACGATTGTCCGCAACATTGAAGAGATCAAAACCATGGACAATCTTCGCCGTGAACTTGTTGCGAATGTCTCGCATGATTTGCGCACACCGCTGGCAACAATTCATGGATATATTGAAACACTTCTGATTAAATCGGAGTCACTTAATAAAGAAGAGCGTGAAAAATATCTCAAAACAGTGCTCACGTCAACAGATCGATTAAAAAATCTTGTGGAAGAATTGTTTGAACTTTCCAAGCTTGAAGCAAAACAGACAAAGCCGAATCCTGAACCATTCTCAATTACAGAACTTGTACAGGATATCGGGCATAAATATTTCATTATTGCGGAGAAAAAGGGGATTCAATTCCAATGCTTACTTCCGCGCGACCTGCCGCTGATCGTCGCCGACATAGCGTTAATCGACAGAGTCATTCAAAATTTAGTAGATAACGCCATCAAGTTCACCCCGTCCGGCGGAACGGTAAAGATTGAATTACAAAAACACTTTAATATTGTCAACGTGAGTATTGCTGATACAGGAGAGGGTATTGCTGATGAAGATATTCCCCACATTTTTGATCGGTACAATAAGGGGAGTCAAAAAAATATGTTCCAAAATGACGGCGCGGGGCTTGGCTTGGCGATTGTGAAGAAGATTCTTGAAGTACACGATCTTTCGATATCTGTATCAAGCAAACAACATGAAGGAACCGCATTCTCATTTCAATTACCAGTCTATTCGCTCTGAAATATGCTATCAGCATCTTCTTCTGTACACCATCGTTGGTTGTAATTATTCGTGAGTTTTTCTACCTTAAACAGATAACTTCTTTGATGCAATAACTCCATACGCAAAACCATGCACACAAAGATTCTTGAAACATGGGTAAAACAATATACAAGCGATCTCTTTAATTGGGCATACTATAAAACATCCGATTATCAGTCGGCAGAAGATCTGGTTCAGGAAACATTTCTTGTTGCCGCAGAAAAAATGCACAACTTCCGAAATGAAAGCCAACCCCGCACTTGGCTTTTTGGAATCCTGAAAAATAAAATCGCAGAATATTTTAGAATAAAATCGAAAACCCCACAGGTTCATCCGAACAACAAAGAGTCATTTGATCGGTTTTTTAATATGTCGGATGGTTGGAATAAAGAATCTCTGCCACACGAGTGGAACTTCAGTGAAGAACAACTGTTTGATAATACCGATTTCAATCAGATTTTCGAACAGTGCATGAAGAAGCTTCCTGTGCAATGGTTTGCGTGCATTTCTATGAAATATCTTGAAGAAAAAAATCCAAAAATAGTTTGTCAGGAATTGGAAATTTCCACTACTAATTATTGGCAAATTATTCACCGCGCTAAACTGCAATTACGTGAGTGTCTTGAACACCATTGGTTTAACAAGCAAAGATGATGATGAAATCCTTAATGATATCGTGTAAAAAAGCAACAGAGTTGATTGAGAAAAAAACCGTTGTAGGACTTTCGCTCTCCGAAACGATGCAACTGCGTATGCATACCGCCATGTGTAGCGCCTGCACCAATTATCAAAAACAATCATTATTCATTGATCATCTTCTGAAACGATCATCCAACCAGGAAATACCTGCAATAAATCCTTCTCATCACGCAGACCGTATTAATACCTTGATCGAGAAAATATTAAAGAAAAAAAGTTCGTAAATCTTTGTCAGGAATCCATCGTTCTCCCTACTAATTAGTTGTAATTAATATTTTTTCACCTTTTAGTAAGGAGTTACCATGAATAGTTCCCTTCAGAAAACCGTTATTGCAGGTGTTGCAGCAACCGCAATTATGACCATAGTGATGTATCTCGCTCCATTGATGGGTCTCCCCGAAATGAATGCAGCTGCAATGCTCTCCGGAATGACCGGACTTCCTATTGCCTTTGGATGGGCGATGCATTTTATGATCGGTATCGTGTTTGCGATGAGTTATACGTTTCTCTTTTTAACTAACCTCAAGATCAAAAACGTCATTGTCAAAGGGGCGGCGTTTGGATTTGCTGCGTTCATTGTTGCGCAAATTGCGATGGTGATGATGAGCATTGTTCTGGGACCGATGCCGGCACCGGAAGGCGGAATGATACCGATGATGATTGGAAGCATTATCGGTCATGTGATGTACGGAATTCCCGTTGCACTTATTGTAAAACCGCAACAATAATCATTTTATCTCTCTGTGATAATTTTGTGATAGGTTCGGTGTATTTTCTACTGTTAATATATCATCAACAATCGTAAAGGATTATGAAAAATTTATTGTTCAGTTTCTTAATTATTATTTTTGCAGCAGGATGTACAGAGGAAAGTTCACCGACGACAACGACCAGTGATAAAACAGTAACGGTTTCCGATGCACAGTTATATCAAATGGCAACATCAACAGCGAAAGCTGCTTATTTTAAAAATTCAACTGACACCATTCCGGGAAACAGCGGAGCCGCTCATGCGGGAAAAATTCTTGTCTGGTATAATGCAAAAGCAAAAGATCAGCTTGATGCACAAGGGAAAGTGAAACCATCCCCCACATTTTCCGACTCGTCGTTGATTGTAAAGGAAATATTCAACGCAAGCGGGGCTCGGCAATATATCGCGATCATGTTTAAGCTTTCGACAGCATCGAACAAAGGTCCGGGTGACTGGGTATGGGCTGAACTTGAATCGAATGGCCAGCCTTTTATGTCTGCAAACGATAAAGGGGCAGGATGTGCCGGATGTCACTCTTCCGGTGTTGGTTATACAAGAATGAATGATACGCATCCTTAATCAGGATGCATTTTCTTGACATTCTGTTTTTACAAGGATATATTTCGGCACAAATTCAGACAACGACCTCCGATTTACATTAATTCACGTTTTTCACAAACCACAACGTAAGGAGTTTTTATGAAACCAAACAAATTTTCCAATCTTTTGATGACCGCTGCTGTTGCAGGATTGTTAAGCGGTTCAATTGCCAATGCACAGGATAAAGCATCGGCAAAAGAAACAACCAAAAAAGAAGTAAAGAAAGATGGTTGCAGCGGCAAAGATGGCTGCAAAGGGAAAGATATGAAGAAGGGGAAAGATGGTTGTAAGGGAAAAGACGGCTGCAAAGGGAAAGATAAAGCAAAAGGAAAAGATGGCTGCAGCGGTAAAGACGGTTGCAATGGCCACGACGAAAAGAAAGAAGAAGTAAAAACAGACGAAAAGAAACCGAACTAATTATTTTTCTTAGTGTTTCAATCGCGGATCTGTTTACACGGATCCGCGGTTCTATTTTAACATTACATTCTATGACCCCAAACAAGTGGAACATACCTGATTTTGGATTCGGCGTCGGTTTGCGCAGCGTTCACTATAATCATATTCTTGAGCACAATCCGAAGGTGGACTGGTTCGAAGTTATTTCGGAAACGTATCTCGAATCAGGCGGGCGGACTAAATATGTTCTGGATAAAGTTGCAGAATGTTATCCGATCGTGCTCCATGGTGTGTCTCTTTCCATCGGCAGCAGCGATCCAGTGAATGTTGAATATTTAAAATTATTGAAAGCACTTGCCGACCGCGTAAAATCCCCCTACATCTCGGATCATCTCTGTTGGACGGGTGTGAATGCACATAATGTTCATGATCTGTTGCCGATTCCCTACACGGAAGAATCGTTGAAGCATATTGTGAATAAAGCAAAGTTTGTGATGGAATTTATGGAGCGCCCTCTTGTGCTGGAAAATGTCTCCACCTATGCGCAGTTCACTTCGTCGACGATGAGCGAATGGGATTTTCATGCTCGTCTTATGGAAGAATCACAGTGCGGAATGTTAATGGATGTGAACAATATTTATGTCAGCGCATATAATCACGATTTTGATGCAAAAGAATTTATCGACCGCATCGATCCGTCACTTGTCTGTCAGTATCATCTTGCAGGTCACACAAATAAAGGAACACATCTGCTTGATACACACAACGATCATGTTATTGATGAGGTTTGGGAATTATACAGGTATGCGTATCAACGCACCGGCGGACGAAATACATTGCTGGAATGGGATGAAGATATTCCTGAATTTGTTGTTGTACATGAAGAAGCACTAAAAGCCAAGAAGTATCGAAATGAAAAAATCGATCCATTGGCTTTTAAGCCTGCCAAGCCAACTGTTGCTCCAAAAATGCGATTAACGCCGTTGGAAAAGAATGAATTGGTAAACTCAACGAGCCATAAGTTATAATGCTATGAAATCAGAAGTACCGCTTAATACATTACAGCGATGGATGCAAAGCGTCATTGAACATCCGGGCTCAAACGAAGAAGCATGGAAATCCGAGCAGGCGGAGAGAGAACTGCCATTTGAAGACGCGTATGCCGGCGTGAAACCTTCCAAGTCTCTTTCGCCGATGGATCGAATTGGAATCTATCGACGCATGTTTTTTTTACGGATGACCGAATCGATGGCGATTGATTATCCTGGGGTAAAACATTTTTTCGGTGAAGAGGAATTTGATCGTTTAGTTGCGGAAGAATATGTGCACCGATTTCCATCCAAAAGTTACACGCTTAATCATCTTGGGAGGTTTTTTCCGCAGTTTTTTAAGGAATCGAAACTTGCAGAAAAAGAATTCCTTACCGATCTCGCACGTTTGGAGCTTTCCATCACCAACAATCTTGAAGCGGAAGAAAAACCGATTCTAACACAGCAACAGATTGCCGCAGTGCCGCAGGAACAGTGGGAAAAAGTACGATTAATTCCTATTGCTGCGTTGGAATTATTGGAATGTAATTACAATGTTTGTTCCTATCTCACTGCGGTGAATGAAGAATCACCAATCCCAGCGGTGAAAAAAGAGCGGTCGTT is a genomic window of Bacteroidota bacterium containing:
- a CDS encoding DUF6789 family protein; this translates as MNSSLQKTVIAGVAATAIMTIVMYLAPLMGLPEMNAAAMLSGMTGLPIAFGWAMHFMIGIVFAMSYTFLFLTNLKIKNVIVKGAAFGFAAFIVAQIAMVMMSIVLGPMPAPEGGMIPMMIGSIIGHVMYGIPVALIVKPQQ
- a CDS encoding sigma-70 family RNA polymerase sigma factor, translated to MHTKILETWVKQYTSDLFNWAYYKTSDYQSAEDLVQETFLVAAEKMHNFRNESQPRTWLFGILKNKIAEYFRIKSKTPQVHPNNKESFDRFFNMSDGWNKESLPHEWNFSEEQLFDNTDFNQIFEQCMKKLPVQWFACISMKYLEEKNPKIVCQELEISTTNYWQIIHRAKLQLRECLEHHWFNKQR
- a CDS encoding DUF692 domain-containing protein; amino-acid sequence: MTPNKWNIPDFGFGVGLRSVHYNHILEHNPKVDWFEVISETYLESGGRTKYVLDKVAECYPIVLHGVSLSIGSSDPVNVEYLKLLKALADRVKSPYISDHLCWTGVNAHNVHDLLPIPYTEESLKHIVNKAKFVMEFMERPLVLENVSTYAQFTSSTMSEWDFHARLMEESQCGMLMDVNNIYVSAYNHDFDAKEFIDRIDPSLVCQYHLAGHTNKGTHLLDTHNDHVIDEVWELYRYAYQRTGGRNTLLEWDEDIPEFVVVHEEALKAKKYRNEKIDPLAFKPAKPTVAPKMRLTPLEKNELVNSTSHKL
- a CDS encoding HAMP domain-containing sensor histidine kinase, producing MKKFFRSLYWKISATFLAILIVLSAVYIYIIVFSAEMYFQEANQRLSNPIARRLLAHYQPVVEHRLDSTRLEEIFTTQKLFNPSIEVYVLDSTGKVLSHCPTNTKVCRMNVSILPVKKFVMEKMPSFLTGDDPKYWVGEKTFSAAEIKDGKTTIGYLYVILGSEEFDNNFKMLAGSYILSIGTRSMTITLFAAAIIGLIALLFITKNLRIIVQTVRDFQSGNHQARIKLSSTGEMNELATSFNEMADTIVRNIEEIKTMDNLRRELVANVSHDLRTPLATIHGYIETLLIKSESLNKEEREKYLKTVLTSTDRLKNLVEELFELSKLEAKQTKPNPEPFSITELVQDIGHKYFIIAEKKGIQFQCLLPRDLPLIVADIALIDRVIQNLVDNAIKFTPSGGTVKIELQKHFNIVNVSIADTGEGIADEDIPHIFDRYNKGSQKNMFQNDGAGLGLAIVKKILEVHDLSISVSSKQHEGTAFSFQLPVYSL
- a CDS encoding DNA-binding domain-containing protein; the encoded protein is MKSEVPLNTLQRWMQSVIEHPGSNEEAWKSEQAERELPFEDAYAGVKPSKSLSPMDRIGIYRRMFFLRMTESMAIDYPGVKHFFGEEEFDRLVAEEYVHRFPSKSYTLNHLGRFFPQFFKESKLAEKEFLTDLARLELSITNNLEAEEKPILTQQQIAAVPQEQWEKVRLIPIAALELLECNYNVCSYLTAVNEESPIPAVKKERSFVVVYRNNYRTYWEELSEHQFVLLSSLTSGTLFGESIALLADRFPSDERELQTNLFEWFNEWVSNGYFSSIEHTT